In the genome of Arachis stenosperma cultivar V10309 chromosome 2, arast.V10309.gnm1.PFL2, whole genome shotgun sequence, the window CCTCTCACTTTTTAACCTGACAAATTGTAGAACTTCATGAAGTTGGTTAACTAATTCTAACTCCCATTGGAAAAGTACCCTTCTCCAATGAAAGTTTCATATCCACTCCAACCCATTCCAGAACCCACAATCTCTTATTACAGATCCGACTTGGTCTGAAATCGAGAAAAGCCTTGGAAATACATCCTACAACACACCACATGGTAGCCAATTATCTTCCCAGAAATGAATTCTTCTACCATCTCCTAGCTCTAATGATAACCCTCTGACCATCTTATCTCCCGCTTGCTGTTCTCTTATCTGTAACTGAAAAATGTCCCTTCACAGACCCTTTGTTTTAGAAACCGATTGACAAGAAAGAAGGACATTTAGATTCAAGTCATTGCAAGAGCACACAATTTTCTTCCATAATGGGCAATCCTCCTTTGAAAACCGCCATTACCACTTGAACAATAATGTTGTATTCCAGAGCACTGCATCGCCCACGCCCAAACCCCCGAAGCATTTTGGAGCTTGCGCAATATCCCACCTCACCAAAGGTACCCCATCTCTTCCATCCTCATTACTCCACAAGAACCTCCTTTGCAAAGATATCAACTTATCTGCTACTGCTCTGCGCATCTTATATAAGCTAAGGTAGTAAATTGGCAGACTATTAAGCACATATTTGATGAGTACTAGCTTACCAGCTTTATTAATCGTTTTGGCTTTTCATAGATtgagtttctcttctactttgtcTATACTAGGTTTTCATGTCTTGACCAATTTCGGATTCACTCCCAAAGAAATACTAAGATATTTGACTGGCAACGTTGCTTCCTTACACCACAACAAGCTACACATCCTTTGTGCCCACTCTTGCTCGCAATCAACCAGAATCAAGCTATATTTATCAAAGTTAATACTCAAGCCAGACATCATCTCAAAACACCATAGAAGCCGCTTATAATTGCGAATAGTCTCCTCCTCTGGGGGACAAAAAAGTATTGTGTCATCCGCAAATTGCAAGTGAGACAACTCAATATTGTCTTTTCTAACCAACAAAGGAGAGATCTTTTCATGTCTTACTGCCTCTCCTACCATCCTATGAAGGAcctcaacaacaagaacaaaaagaaaCGGAGAAAGAGGATCCCCTTTTCGTAAGTCCTGTTCCATCTTAAAAGATTTAGAAGGCGAGCCATTTATCAAAAGCGACATAGACGCCGTGCACACACATTCCTTGATCTACCCCCGCCATCTTTGCCTAAAGCCCATTTTCTTAAGTACAATATCCACAAACTTTCACTTGACTCTATCGTAAGCCTGTTGAAAGTCCAGTTTGATTATTGCcgatttcttctttctttgcttCAACCATTGTATAGTTTCACACGCAATCAAAGCCCCATCATGAATCTTCCTCCCCTGCACAAACACACTCTGAGCTTCCCCTACTAAGTCTGGCATTACCCTTCTCATTCTCCGCACCAACACCTTCGAAATGACCTTATACACACATCCTACCATGCTAATCGGCCAAAGATCTTTAATCTCCCTTGCTCCCATAAACTTCGGAGCCAGAACTACCCAGGTAACATTAGAATCTCTTGGTAGCTCAGTTGACTGGAAGAAATCCATGACAGCTGCAGTAAACTCAGGATCAATTTGCCCCCAACACTTCTTTATGAAGTTCATATTGTAGCCATCACAGCCAAGGGCCTTAAACGACTCGCAATCCCAAACTGCTTCCTTTATCTCATCAACCGAAGGCATCCTCTCTAAGTCTGTAGCCTCCTCTTCTTGTATCTTGTTAACTAGGCTATCTCGAATATCTACCAAAGGTGACGCTTCCTAATGATACaagtttttgtaaaaatatcttaTTGCACTCTTAATCCTGGCTTGATTCCTCACCAATCTGCCACTTATCACCAACGCATCAATCCGATTACTTCTTCTTGCTGAGgctaaattatgaaaatatcTAGTGTTCTTATCCATGTACTTAGCATGTCAAGATCTTGACATCTGCTTCCAATGAATTTCCTTCCTAACATACCAACGCTTATAGAAGTTAACTAGAGCTCTCCTTCTTGCCTCCATAGTCCCATCATAAACTCCATCACTAGCCAAATCATCCAACTTCCTGATTTCATCCTCCAACTACTGTACCTTCAAATCAATATCACCAAACTTCTCCTTGTGTTATCTACTCAAAGGTATCGGCAAAGCCTTCAACTTTTCAGTAAATTAAACCTCTCCTAGACCCCTTCATTCTTCCTTCACCATTCTGAAAAACCCGTCATGTGTGAACCAAGAATCCAAACTTCGAAATGGCCCCGACCCCCCTCTTAATCTACTGTTCTCCACTATTAAAGGACAATGATCAGATAAACCTCTTGGACCACCTTTAAGCCGCATCTCAGGAAACTGTTCAAGCCATTCCAGACTAACGAAGACTCTTATCAATGCGACTGCAAGATTGACCTCTGAACCATGTAAATTTGCGATCATTCAATTCTGAATCCACTAACTCCATATCCCGTATCCAGTCTCTAAAATCTTCCGCTGATGCGGTTAAAGCATTAGctcattttctttcttccacTCTCACAATCTCATTAAAATCACCCATATAACAAATTGGGACTTGGCATACTCCAGCAATAAAACTCAACTCCTCCCACACAGTTAGCTTCTCC includes:
- the LOC130962610 gene encoding uncharacterized protein LOC130962610 — its product is MSLLINGSPSKSFKMEQDLRKGDPLSPFLFVLVVEVLHRMVGEAVRHEKISPLLVRKDNIELSHLQFADDTILFCPPEEETIRNYKRLLWCFEMMSGLSINFDKYSLILVDCEQEWAQRMCSLLWCKEATLPVKYLSISLGVNPKLVKT